The Flavipsychrobacter sp. genome contains the following window.
TTTCTTTTGTAGAACCAACGTTAAATACATCAAAAGCCACTTTTTCTTCATCAGCTTCAATAACAGAAACTACAGAACGAGCAAGATCATATACATGACAATAAGGGCGCCAAAACTGCTCTCCAAATATTACCAACTCTCTGCCAAGTGCTAATTCTTTAGTGAATTCATTCACTGTCAAATCGAAACGTGGACGTAGAGACAAACCATAAACAGTTGAAAAACGCAAACAAGTTGGCTTGCAGTTATTAGTTTGTGGTTGACTCAGCAAGTGTTTTTCAGCCGCTACCTTTGTTTCTGCGTATAAAGAAACTGGTGCCAAAGTAGACTCTTCTGTAACATATTGGTTGGGATCGTCCATCTTGCCATAGTTGCTACAAGTAGAGGCAAATACGAATTTCTTTACCCCTTTTTCATTAGCTACTTCGTATAGTAGTTTAGTACCTTCTAGGTTGGTTGAGTTGGTCAATTCAGGATCTACAGCACATGCCGGGTCTCCAACTATTGAAGCTAAGTGAGCTACTGCATCTACTCCTTCTAAAGCACTTTCAACATCTGCTCTATTTCTTACATCTCCTTTTATGAACTCAAAGTTGGGATAGTTAAACATATCGATGATGGGCTCTCCACCAAACATCAATCTATCCAGTACACGCACGTTGTACCCTTTTTCTAACAATTGTCTTGTAAGTACAGAGCCTATGTAACCAGCTCCACCTGTAACTAAAATCTTTTGTGGCATATGTGTTTTATTTTTTTGCAAAATCATGTCTTAACTGTAGTCGCACAGTTAGTCTAGAATGCAAATGTATCTGTCAGTATCTTAGTAAATAAATTCTTACAACTTAATAACAAATCGTTAGGAAACGTTATACGTTGACTTGGTTATTCAAAAAATTGCGTTGCATTAAGTCTTCTATGTGATGAGAACGTAATACACTCTTTAACACATCTGCATGCTTTTCATGGTGCATATCAGACCCACAATAATCGTACAAACCATTGGCTAGCAACTTTTCTGCCATTGTTTTTACACCTTTACCATAATACCCTGTTAAGGAATTAGTGTTAAGTTGTAAGTAACAACCCCTATTTCTTAACTCTTCATATATCTGTGGTCGCTCATGCATATATTGATAGCGCTCAGGATGAGCTAATATAGGCTTATATCCAAGTGTTTGAATCTTAAATAGTATATCGGCCAGCCCCATTGGTTCCGACATAAACGACAATTCAACTAAAACCTGATTATCCGTCACCGTTAATAATGGCTGTGTTTCAAGAAGCTCCATAAAGCTATCATCAATATAATACTCAGCGGCCGCCCTTATTGGGAAGTTGATCTGTTGTTCATGTAGTGCATTGCGCAATACATGAAGACCTGTATTAATTGTATCCGAAGTATTTGGGTAGTGTTCATGTTTCACATGAGGTGTTGTTACAGCTGCTCTAAAGCCCATATCCATCATTCTTCTTACAAGCTGAACACTATCTTCCACCGTTTGTGCCCCATCATCTACACCAGGTATTAAATGGGAATGCATATCCACACCAAGGAAACCCCAGTTATAGTTTGCATCACTTATCCTGCTACTCTTTTCTTTCTTTTTTGACCCAAATAATCTTGATAACATTTGTTCCTAGTTTATTACTTCTAATATAGTTCAAAACGAAGTTACAACAATGTATATGCTATACAATGCTACAAGGAATCAACCATGCATATTATAACTTATTGACAACAAAAAGGCTGCATCATAGATACAGCCTATATATTCTTATATAATACCCTCTTAATATTCCCCACCCACCTTTCTATCATTCCAATTTTCGTTTTCAAATTTGGGCAATGATAGCGGCACGGTAGTCATACCTACAGTATCAGTTAGTGTTTTCATAAAGGCTACAATATCATTTACCTCATGCTTATTCAAGCTTAAGCTATCAAAAGGTAATGTTTGGTGTTCTAATACTATACCTAATCCTACTCCTCCACCTTTATTATAAAAGTCAACAACGTCTTCTAATTTGTCATATGCTCCATTATGCATATACGGCGCAGTTAACGCTATATTTCTTATTGATGGTGTTTTAAAAGAGTAATCATAGAAGCCTACTTTATCTTTAAGCCTACCTTCACTACGCCCCTTATCCTTATCTAAAACGATCACTTTAGCTTTAGGATCTTCAGGAACACCCAGCACCTCGCTTTCCGATTCCCTATACATTGGAGGAACAGTACCATTAAACACAGGAGCGAAATGACAAGTACCACAAACTGCTTTTCCCATAAACAAATTAAACCCTCTCTTTGCTTCAGGGCTTAAAACAACCTCTTCTCCTCTCACATATTTATCGAATGGAGAATTGAAACCTCTTAAAGAACTAACGTATGCAGATATAGCATAGGATATCGTTTTACTATTCAGTTTCTCACCCGGATATTTCTTAAAACAATCTTCAAAAAGCTTTTTATACTCTTCACTCTTATTCAGCTTCTCTATGATCTGCATCATGTCAGTATCAAACTCTTTTCTACTTACCAACACATGTTCTATTTGGTCTTCTAGTGCTTCTGAACGCATATCATGAAAAAACTTCTCACTGTACACACAGTTGATAAGTGTGGGTGCATTTCTATCAACTGTACCCTCAAAACTTAATGCTGTGCTTTTAGGTTTACCATCTGTAAAAGCCTTATCTGGATGATGGCAGCTAGCACAAGAACGTTTCATATTACTAGACAATACAGGGTCAAAGAATAAAGCTCTACCCAATGCTACTGCTTTATCTGAATTTAATGCTTGTGGCAGTTGTATGTACTTATAATAATTCAAAAAGTCGTTGCTGAAAATATTTGTTGACAGGTGGTTATAAGGCGCTAATTGGTTGTACGGCACAACCTCATGCAGTTGCTCTATACCTGACTTTTGATGCAAATCCAATATGTCGGCGTAGATCGGATTAATAAATTCCTTTAAGACGAAAAGCCTATCCAAATTATCAAAATCATTATGCTGCTTCAAATACATGATCAAGCTATCAATTGTTTGATACATTCTTGACGCAGTGGCTTTATCCAGCTTATTGAAAAACACCTCGTATAGGCTCACGTCTTCTTGTATAGTTTCTAAAACTGTTATAGCATCTGTAATTGAACTACCCGATGCTGGCACATCAAAACCTGTCAACCCCAATGTAAACACTCTAACTAACTCTAGTCTTGCAGCTTCAAAAACACTTCTATCATACACAGGCTTACCTATATGTTGGTAGTCTGTCAACACTTCTATTAAGTTATTAACTTCATATCTAATCTTCTCCTTCTCCCCATCTATATCTTCAGCATATAACAACTCATCCAAAACTTGCATACCTCTAGGTTGTACCACTTCTATATTAGCAGCATCAGGCATTAGTTTTGGCAATGGGGATCCATTGACATAAATCTTTACAAAATCAGGGTTATTATACTCTGCCAGATATTCCCACTTCTTAAATGCTTTTCTCACCTCCAAGTATCTACCCTGTAGCACTTCAACATTAGTATTATTGTCGGGCAAGTATGCTTTAAAACGTTCCAACTCACTAATAAAAGCCTCCAACCTATCTTGTTGTCTCTGATAAATCTTTTGAGCATTCTTCTTTTCATTATTATGAAAAGCAGTACTGATAATAAACAATAATGTTGCTGCTATTGAAAGCGTAAAAAACCTTTTCATTCTTTCTTCTATTAAATGCAAAAATTACCGAAGCTCTATAGTGAGCTTCGGTAATGAAATATATTCTTGTGTTATTACTGTACTATAAACTTAAGTGTCTCACCTTCTTCATTGCGGATGAAGTAAGTACCAGGTGTCATGTCAGCAACGTGTACTGTTTGAACTTGTCTTAACACTTTAATACGTTGTCCATTTACATTGTAAATAGCTACGTCCATAACTCTACTTAAGTGTAATTCACGAGAAGTAGGGTTTGGATACACAGTGAATGTTTCTGCTTGTACAGGTACAGTTTTTACACTTACAGGATCAGAACCATCAAAACCAGTAATTGCATAAGTTAAAGAGTGATTGTAAGGAGAATCATTAAAACCACCAGGGTGTTGAGAATTCACCAAGATCGTTTTCTCATCTATTTGTATTGCTCCAGTTATCTCTGCATCAAAAGGTGTAGCAGTAACACGTTGTAAGTCTTTGTATGTAGGATTAGTGATAGAAGCATCTACTATATACATTTCACAACGCTCGTAAGAGAAACCTGCAGGCATACTATTCCAAGTTCTTTGGTTCATATCCTCTTGAATCATTAAGTAGTCTTTATTACCAATGGTCATTGTTGCTAAACCGTCAGGGTTAGAAAGGTGAACATCAGGATAAATTGGTAATACATCAGATGAAGACTTACCACTGTAAGGACCACCTTCTAAATAAACTCTTACGTTGTTTGTACTAGGATCAAGTTCTAACACACGACCATAGTAATCTGCAAACTTTCCTTGACGTACCGAATCAGCTGCTGCTGCATCCGTACCAGCAAAAGCAACACCGTTATCTTCTTTATAACGTTGTTTATATGCTTGTACTGCTGATGGAGGAACAACACCGTTAGTAGAACTAAAACGAGAACCTATGCTAGAACGACCTGTTTCTGTGATATATAATTTTCCATTAGCAACTGTACCCCACTCCAAACGATTAAACATTGTAGCACCACGACGGAAAGCAACATTATTTAAGTCCATTAAGGTATCTAGGTTTTCTTCAATATTCACCCACTTAGATGTTGCATCATGTTTGTACACTGACAACTGACCTTTTGTAAAATCTCCTGCAGTTGTAGCCACAAAACGTGCTAGCATACCAGGTGTATTATCTTCAAACAAGTAAACTGTTTTGTTATCGGCCATTACTACGCCAGCTTCCCAGCCACCACGGCCCCAATTATATTGCTTACGTAGTGCTTTACCTGTTTTTGGATCAACTTCAACCAACCAGTTGAAATTTTGATATTTTTTTATTTTTTTGTTATTAGCGAAAGCAAATTCGTTAGACTTAATTGTCCAATCAGCAGTATCACGAGCAGGCATAATGCTTGCATTACTTGTACGGAACCACTCTTCAGCAGTCCATACACGACCTATATGCTTTGCAGCAATACCACCACAGTTCATACCTGTTTCACCAACAGTGTTTACAAAGTCTACATTGAAAAACTTACCCTTACGTCCGTCAGGTAAAGTTTGCTCCATCACCTCTAGTTTATCACCAGTTGTTCTTTTTATCTTGAAGGAGGTCATTCCACCACCATCACCAATTCTGTCATCGCTGGTGATCATTTCATGGTTTACAACAACCCAACCTAGTGCACCTTCAGTAGTATCTTTTACGAATCCGATAAAATCATTCCATTCTTTAGCTTTGGTTTTGCCTGCAGCATTACCATAAGTAGCAGTAGTTTGTACCTCATCTACACCACCAACAAATATTACTTGGTGTTTTAGTGGAGATTTTGGCATAGCAATTGTCTTAGAGCTCCAATCTGGCTGAATATTAACAGGAAAAGGAACTTGTGCGTTGGCATTGCTATAAGCCAACCCGCAAACAACGGTAAGTAAAAGTAATTTCTTCATTTGGTTTGTAATTTTTTACAAAATTCATGTCCTTATGTTACCAAATTGTTCGGCCAATGTTAGCGAAATGCAATGCTTATGTAAACAGTTAATTACCTTATTGTTAACTTATACGATATGTGACTTTCATTTTTTATGAGCATATAATTCAGTACTTTAGTCGATTATATTTTTAATGTGTCGATGGGACTGATAGATAATCATGGTCGATCTGTAAACTACCTTAGGTTAGCAGTTACAGATAGGTGCAACCTACGCTGCTTCTATTGTATGCCAGAAAATGGCATAGACTGGCTAGCGCGTAAAGACCTGATGAGCTACGAGGAAATGTTGCGAGTGTGTGGTGTACTTACTAAAATGGGTATTGAAAAAATACGCATTACAGGAGGCGAGCCCTTTGCTAGAAAAGACATTATGGGTTTTCTTACTTCCTTATCCCAACTTGACGGACTAAAAGAACTAACCCTAACTACAAATGGAGTATTGACGGAACCCTATATTCCTGAACTGAAAAAAATAGGTGTCAAATCTGTCAACCTAAGTCTAGATACTATTGACAGGAATCGTTTTTTCAGCATCACAAGAAGAGATGAGTTACCTAAGGTACTCTCAACTATGGAGTCTTTATTAAAGCATGATATTGCAGTAAAGATCAATGCTGTGGTAATGGAAGGGAAAAATACTGAAGATATACTACCTCTTGCAGCATTGACTAAGGACTATCCTATTAGTGTAAGGTATATTGAAGAAATGCCATTTAATGGTAGTGATAATTATAACGGTCTTAACTGGGATCATGTTCGTATATTAGATAAGCTGAAGGAATCCTATCCAGATATTACTAAAATAACTGACCCTATATATTCTACTTCTTATAACTATCAAATACCTCACCATATAGGCACTGTAGGTATTATAGCTGCTTATACACGCTCTTTTTGTGGTAGTTGCAATCGTATTCGTATCACCCCTCAAGGTGGCCTGAAAACATGCCTATACGGTACAGATGCTATGAATGTAAAAGATATAATGCGTACTACTCCAGATAATCAAGCCTTAGCAACAGCTATACTAAATACGCTTCAGCACAAAGCAAAAGATGGATGGGAAGCAGAAAAAGCAAGAAATATAATTGGTGAATCTATGGCTGCCATTGGCGGATAATGCATATATATGATATCAGTAGCAGTAGCAGCAGCAGAAAATATTATACAGTCGAAACTAAGAGACTATGGTGCCCAGAGAGTAGCTATAGAACAAGCCATCGGTCAAATATTAGCCGAGCCACTTGTAGCTGATAGGGATATGCCTCCTTACAATAGGGTAGCTATGGATGGCATTGCTATCAACTTCGAATTGTTTAAAAAAGGGAACCGGACTTTTAATATCATAGGCACACAAGCCGCGGGCGACACTCCTATCGATATACATGAAGCACATGAGTGTGTAGAAATAATGACTGGTTGTGCCTTACCTGATAGTTGTGACACCATAATCAGATATGAAGACCTAGACATACAAGATGGAAAGGCTACTATAAAAATAGATAATATTAAACTTGGGCAAAACATTCATAAAAAAGGGAGTGATAAAAAAGCCAATGACATACTTGCTCACCCGAACGAAATCATAACACCTGCTCATATTAACATAGCAGCTTCTATAGGGGAATCAGAGATGCTTATTAAAAACCAACCTAAAATAGCGGTTATCTCCAATGGTGATGAACTACTACCTATTAATGAGACACCATCACCCTATGAAATAAGACGTTCAAATAGCTATACCATAGTAGCTATTTTGCAACAACATCATATTCTACCAGACTTACTACACCTGCCTGATGATGAAGCAACCATAACCAAAGAGCTTAAAAAATGTATCAATGAGTATGATGTACTAATTATTAGTGGTGGTGTATCTGCAGGGAAATATGATTATATACCCAATGCATTAGAACAGTTATCTGTCAAAAAACTCTTTCATAAAGTACAGCAACGCCCTGGCAAGCCATTTTGGTTTGGGGAGCATGAAAATGAAACATTAGTATTCTCCTTTCCTGGAAATCCTGTTTCTACATTCATGTGTACATATAGGTATTTCATTCCTTGGTTACTACATTGCAACGGATTACAACACAAGCCTGTATACGCTACATTAACTCATGACTATAACTTTACGCCACAGTTACAATGCTTTCTACAAGTCAAAGTGAACATTAACAACAGTGGTCAAATAGAGGCCACTCCGTCAGTAGGTAATGGATCTGGCGATTTTGCCAATCTTCTATATACAGATGCTTTTATGGAATTGCCCGCTGAACGTAATACCTTTAATAAAGGTGAGACTTTTAGGATATGGCCTTACAAACCATTGTTTAATTAAGTATATAAGCTATGAAAGAGCTAACACATATAGATGAACAAGGACGTGCCAATATGGTAGACGTGAGCGAAAAAGCAATAACCAAAAGAACTGCAAGAGCTCGTAGCATAGTGGTAATGCCTGAAAAAGTAATTGAAAAAATAGCTAATGGAGATATACATACCAAGAAAGGCCCAGTATTTCAAACGGCTATATTAGCAGGTATAATGGGTGCTAAGAAGACTGGAGAACTCATCCCTCTTTGTCATCCTCTTGGTTTAGATAACTGCAATTTAGACATATCAATAAATGAAAATAAAGAAGTAGTTATAGATTGTACTGCAACTATTACTGCTAAAACAGGTATTGAAATGGAAGCATTAACAGGGGCCTCTATTGCTGCGCTAACCATCTATGATATGTGCAAAGCTATGAGTCATGACATTGTGATAAAGGAAACTAAATTGATGGAGAAAACGGGAGGTAAAAATGACTTCAAAAGGGATTAAACTAAATGGGCTAGTACTTGCTGGTGGTAAAAGCACTCGTATGGGGCAAGATAAAAGCCGCATCAACTGGCATGGCAAAGAACAGGTATATCATATAGCTGACCTATTGCAACACTACTGTAATGAAGTATATATTTCTTGCAGAGCAGAGCAGAAAGACTCATTTAATAGCAATTACAATACACTACCTGATAATATTGAGGGAGCAGGACCAACGACAGGCATCCTTACTGCACTTAATAAAAACAATGATACTGCTTGGCTGGTAGTTGCTTGCGATTTACCTTTGATAGACAAGCCAACGATAGAGCAACTTATTAATAATAGAGACACTAATAAAGTAGCTACTACGTTTAAAAGTCCACACGATGGCTTGCCCGAGTCATTAATAACCATATGGGAACCTAAAAGCCTATCCGTTCTTTTATCTTTTAAAGAAAAAGGGTATAACTGTCCAAGAAAAGCTTTAATTAATAGTGACACTCTTATCATAGAGCCAAACAATCCTGAAGCATTAATTAATGCAAATACACCTGAGGAAGCAGAACAAGTACGTGCAATCATTACTAGCTTAAAATCTGTTTCATGAGCGACTGGATGAGATACAGCT
Protein-coding sequences here:
- a CDS encoding NAD(P)-dependent oxidoreductase: MPQKILVTGGAGYIGSVLTRQLLEKGYNVRVLDRLMFGGEPIIDMFNYPNFEFIKGDVRNRADVESALEGVDAVAHLASIVGDPACAVDPELTNSTNLEGTKLLYEVANEKGVKKFVFASTCSNYGKMDDPNQYVTEESTLAPVSLYAETKVAAEKHLLSQPQTNNCKPTCLRFSTVYGLSLRPRFDLTVNEFTKELALGRELVIFGEQFWRPYCHVYDLARSVVSVIEADEEKVAFDVFNVGSTKENYQKKMLVDEVKKFIPDAKIKYVAKNEDPRDYRVSSDKIKERLGFEPLFTVPDGIKQMKKVLDDGFILNPDDSKYKNVQ
- a CDS encoding CpsB/CapC family capsule biosynthesis tyrosine phosphatase; this encodes MLSRLFGSKKKEKSSRISDANYNWGFLGVDMHSHLIPGVDDGAQTVEDSVQLVRRMMDMGFRAAVTTPHVKHEHYPNTSDTINTGLHVLRNALHEQQINFPIRAAAEYYIDDSFMELLETQPLLTVTDNQVLVELSFMSEPMGLADILFKIQTLGYKPILAHPERYQYMHERPQIYEELRNRGCYLQLNTNSLTGYYGKGVKTMAEKLLANGLYDYCGSDMHHEKHADVLKSVLRSHHIEDLMQRNFLNNQVNV
- a CDS encoding cytochrome c peroxidase, with the translated sequence MKRFFTLSIAATLLFIISTAFHNNEKKNAQKIYQRQQDRLEAFISELERFKAYLPDNNTNVEVLQGRYLEVRKAFKKWEYLAEYNNPDFVKIYVNGSPLPKLMPDAANIEVVQPRGMQVLDELLYAEDIDGEKEKIRYEVNNLIEVLTDYQHIGKPVYDRSVFEAARLELVRVFTLGLTGFDVPASGSSITDAITVLETIQEDVSLYEVFFNKLDKATASRMYQTIDSLIMYLKQHNDFDNLDRLFVLKEFINPIYADILDLHQKSGIEQLHEVVPYNQLAPYNHLSTNIFSNDFLNYYKYIQLPQALNSDKAVALGRALFFDPVLSSNMKRSCASCHHPDKAFTDGKPKSTALSFEGTVDRNAPTLINCVYSEKFFHDMRSEALEDQIEHVLVSRKEFDTDMMQIIEKLNKSEEYKKLFEDCFKKYPGEKLNSKTISYAISAYVSSLRGFNSPFDKYVRGEEVVLSPEAKRGFNLFMGKAVCGTCHFAPVFNGTVPPMYRESESEVLGVPEDPKAKVIVLDKDKGRSEGRLKDKVGFYDYSFKTPSIRNIALTAPYMHNGAYDKLEDVVDFYNKGGGVGLGIVLEHQTLPFDSLSLNKHEVNDIVAFMKTLTDTVGMTTVPLSLPKFENENWNDRKVGGEY
- a CDS encoding T9SS type A sorting domain-containing protein, which codes for MKKLLLLTVVCGLAYSNANAQVPFPVNIQPDWSSKTIAMPKSPLKHQVIFVGGVDEVQTTATYGNAAGKTKAKEWNDFIGFVKDTTEGALGWVVVNHEMITSDDRIGDGGGMTSFKIKRTTGDKLEVMEQTLPDGRKGKFFNVDFVNTVGETGMNCGGIAAKHIGRVWTAEEWFRTSNASIMPARDTADWTIKSNEFAFANNKKIKKYQNFNWLVEVDPKTGKALRKQYNWGRGGWEAGVVMADNKTVYLFEDNTPGMLARFVATTAGDFTKGQLSVYKHDATSKWVNIEENLDTLMDLNNVAFRRGATMFNRLEWGTVANGKLYITETGRSSIGSRFSSTNGVVPPSAVQAYKQRYKEDNGVAFAGTDAAAADSVRQGKFADYYGRVLELDPSTNNVRVYLEGGPYSGKSSSDVLPIYPDVHLSNPDGLATMTIGNKDYLMIQEDMNQRTWNSMPAGFSYERCEMYIVDASITNPTYKDLQRVTATPFDAEITGAIQIDEKTILVNSQHPGGFNDSPYNHSLTYAITGFDGSDPVSVKTVPVQAETFTVYPNPTSRELHLSRVMDVAIYNVNGQRIKVLRQVQTVHVADMTPGTYFIRNEEGETLKFIVQ
- the moaA gene encoding GTP 3',8-cyclase MoaA, whose translation is MGLIDNHGRSVNYLRLAVTDRCNLRCFYCMPENGIDWLARKDLMSYEEMLRVCGVLTKMGIEKIRITGGEPFARKDIMGFLTSLSQLDGLKELTLTTNGVLTEPYIPELKKIGVKSVNLSLDTIDRNRFFSITRRDELPKVLSTMESLLKHDIAVKINAVVMEGKNTEDILPLAALTKDYPISVRYIEEMPFNGSDNYNGLNWDHVRILDKLKESYPDITKITDPIYSTSYNYQIPHHIGTVGIIAAYTRSFCGSCNRIRITPQGGLKTCLYGTDAMNVKDIMRTTPDNQALATAILNTLQHKAKDGWEAEKARNIIGESMAAIGG
- a CDS encoding molybdopterin molybdotransferase MoeA — protein: MISVAVAAAENIIQSKLRDYGAQRVAIEQAIGQILAEPLVADRDMPPYNRVAMDGIAINFELFKKGNRTFNIIGTQAAGDTPIDIHEAHECVEIMTGCALPDSCDTIIRYEDLDIQDGKATIKIDNIKLGQNIHKKGSDKKANDILAHPNEIITPAHINIAASIGESEMLIKNQPKIAVISNGDELLPINETPSPYEIRRSNSYTIVAILQQHHILPDLLHLPDDEATITKELKKCINEYDVLIISGGVSAGKYDYIPNALEQLSVKKLFHKVQQRPGKPFWFGEHENETLVFSFPGNPVSTFMCTYRYFIPWLLHCNGLQHKPVYATLTHDYNFTPQLQCFLQVKVNINNSGQIEATPSVGNGSGDFANLLYTDAFMELPAERNTFNKGETFRIWPYKPLFN
- the moaC gene encoding cyclic pyranopterin monophosphate synthase MoaC, which encodes MKELTHIDEQGRANMVDVSEKAITKRTARARSIVVMPEKVIEKIANGDIHTKKGPVFQTAILAGIMGAKKTGELIPLCHPLGLDNCNLDISINENKEVVIDCTATITAKTGIEMEALTGASIAALTIYDMCKAMSHDIVIKETKLMEKTGGKNDFKRD
- a CDS encoding NTP transferase domain-containing protein; translated protein: MTSKGIKLNGLVLAGGKSTRMGQDKSRINWHGKEQVYHIADLLQHYCNEVYISCRAEQKDSFNSNYNTLPDNIEGAGPTTGILTALNKNNDTAWLVVACDLPLIDKPTIEQLINNRDTNKVATTFKSPHDGLPESLITIWEPKSLSVLLSFKEKGYNCPRKALINSDTLIIEPNNPEALINANTPEEAEQVRAIITSLKSVS